A stretch of Castanea sativa cultivar Marrone di Chiusa Pesio chromosome 2, ASM4071231v1 DNA encodes these proteins:
- the LOC142624017 gene encoding 2-oxoglutarate-dependent dioxygenase DAO-like → MEGKCIPVIDMQKLEEDDGEQQLKRLREASEEWGCFRIVNHKIPSSLMSEMKKVVREVLDLPMEIKMRNTDVIAGSGYMAPTQVNPLYEALGLYDLASSQSLRTFSSQLDLSPHQRETIEMYAEAIHELAIDLGRMLAKSMGLASDLFKGWPCQFRINKYNFTPETVGSSGVQIHTDSGFLTILQDDENVGGLEVMDKSGAFVSVDPWVGTLLVNLGDVAKAWSNGRFCNVKHRVQCKEACIRVSIASFLLGPKEEAVEAPPELVDSDNPRQFLPFTYEEYRKLRISTKLQAGEALQFVRSNP, encoded by the exons ATGGAGGGGAAATGTATCCCGGTGATTGATATGCAGAAATTGGAAGAAGATGATGGAGAGCAACAGCTAAAGAGACTGAGAGAAGCATCGGAGGAGTGGGGTTGTTTCAGGATTGTGAACCATAAGATCCCCTCGAGTCTGATGTCAGAGATGAAGAAAGTGGTGAGAGAAGTGCTTGACCTTCCCATGGAAATCAAAATGCGCAACACAGACGTCATCGCCGGCAGTGGTTACATGGCACCCACCCAGGTCAACCCTCTTTATGAGGCCTTGGGTCTCTATGATTTGGCCTCTTCTCAATCTCTGCGTACCTTTTCTTCTCAATTGGATCTCTCCCCTCATCAAAG AGAAACAATAGAGATGTATGCTGAAGCAATACACGAGCTGGCCATTGATTTAGGACGAATGTTGGCCAAAAGTATGGGTTTGGCAAGCGACTTGTTCAAGGGATGGCCTTGCCAGTTTAGAATTAACAAATACAACTTCACACCTGAAACTGTAGGATCCTCTGGTGTACAAATACACACGGATTCAGGATTCCTAACCATACTTCAAGATGATGAAAACGTGGGTGGTCTTGAAGTCATGGACAAGTCTGGTGCCTTCGTATCTGTGGATCCCTGGGTAGGCACCTTGCTTGTCAATCTTGGGGATGTTGCTAAG GCATGGAGCAATGGAAGATTTTGTAACGTGAAGCATCGAGTACAGTGCAAGGAAGCATGTATCCGAGTGTCAATTGCTTCATTTCTCTTAGGACCCAAGGAAGAGGCAGTTGAAGCCCCACCAGAACTTGTTGACTCTGACAACCCTCGCCAGTTTCTCCCTTTTACTTATGAAGAATATAGGAAACTCCGGATTTCCACAAAATTGCAAGCTGGTGAAGCCCTCCAATTTGTACGCAGCAACCCATAA
- the LOC142624016 gene encoding putative L-type lectin-domain containing receptor kinase S.5, whose protein sequence is MKTLIMMDLQVQVRVRFIRNSNIIVLLWFLAAAAIFQADGLESDTPAAADIFAFGPFNSSYYTTFDFEVVSPATISNGALQVTPDSAGNFSLSNRSGRVLFNHSFKLWEDLGGGGGGVKVASFNSSFLINIFRVNKSTAGEGLAFIIAPDLDLPTGSDGQYLGLTNSTTDGNSTNRLIAIELDTLKQDFDPDSNHVGLDINSVRSNKTVSLSPLGIQLAPNGTKFYMVWIQYDGGNKSLSVFMAEQMQDNQGNPLQYTVDKPNKPVLTADHLDLGSLVNQNSYFGFAASTGASDVQLNCVLRWNLTVEKLPGGDEESSGSHEGLKIGLGVGVPCLVLVLMGIAGLGYYVHKKRVAAAAASGPNILGALKSLPGTPREFSFKELKSATNNFDEKHRLGQGGFGVVYKGVIPKENLQVAVKRFSRDNLKGIDDFLAELTIINRLRHKHLVRLLGWCHKNGVLLLVYEYMPNGSLDNHLFCGPESNTTLEWELRYKIISGVASALHYLHNEYDQRVVHRDLKASNIMLDSYFNARLGDFGLARALDNEKNSYAELEGVPGTMGYIAPECFHTGKATCESDVYGFGAVLLEVVCGQRPWTKIAGFQFLVDWVWWLHREGRILDAVDERLQGDEYVVEEAQRLLLLGLACSHPIAGERPKTQTIIQIISGAVAVPPVPPFKPAFVWPSTMPEGSNSNSMMANVTTADSTPISMSSWRFGSGSESAGWTPHYASRES, encoded by the exons ATGAAAACACTAATTATGATGGATCTGCAGGTACAAGTACGGGTGAGGTTTATAAGGAATAGTAATATTATTGTGTTGCTTTGGTTTTTGGCAGCGGCAGCGATCTTCCAAGCAGATGGCCTGGAGTCGGACACACCAGCAGCCGCCGATATTTTTGCATTTGGTCCATTCAACAGCTCCTACTACACCACCTTTGACTTTGAGGTGGTATCGCCGGCCACAATCAGCAATGGTGCCCTTCAAGTGACTCCAGATTCAGCCGGTAATTTCAGCCTCTCAAACAGATCAGGCCGAGTGTTGTTCAACCATTCATTCAAGCTTTGGGAAGATcttggtggaggtggaggtggagtcAAGGTGGCATCTTTCAACTCTTCCTTTCTCATCAACATTTTTCGCGTTAATAAGTCCACCGCAGGAGAGGGTCTTGCTTTTATCATCGCCCCGGACTTGGATCTCCCAACGGGTAGTGACGGTCAATACCTGGGTTTGACCAACTCCACCACCGATGGCAACTCCACCAACCGTCTCATCGCCATCGAGTTGGACACCTTGAAGCAGGATTTCGACCCGGACAGCAACCATGTGGGTCTCGACATCAACAGCGTTCGATCTAACAAAACCGTGTCTCTGTCCCCATTGGGCATCCAGCTGGCCCCTAATGGCACCAAATTTTACATGGTTTGGATCCAGTACGACGGGGGAAACAAGTCTCTATCGGTGTTCATGGCAGAGCAAATGCAAGATAATCAAGGGAATCCCCTACAGTACACTGTAGACAAGCCCAACAAGCCTGTGCTCACTGCGGATCATCTTGACCTTGGAAGCCTTGTCAACCAGAACTCCTACTTCGGATTCGCCGCCTCCACTGGAGCGAGCGATGTCCAGCTTAACTGCGTGCTCAGGTGGAATCTGACCGTGGAGAAGCTTCCGGGCGGTGATGAAGAATCATCAGGTAGTCACGAGGGGCTTAAGATTGGTTTGGGGGTTGGAGTGCCTTGCTTGGTTTTGGTGCTGATGGGGATTGCTGGTTTGGGGTATTATGTGCACAAAAAGCGTGTTGCAGCAGCAGCTGCTTCAGGTCCCAATATATTGGGTGCGCTTAAAAGCCTCCCAGGAACGCCTAGAGAGTTCAGCTTTAAGGAACTCAAGAGTGCTACCAACAACTTCGACGAGAAGCATAGATTGGGTCAAGGTGGTTTCGGTGTGGTCTATAAAGGTGTGATTCCTAAGGAGAATCTGCAAGTCGCCGTCAAGAGGTTCTCCAGGGACAACCTCAAGGGTATAGATGATTTCTTGGCTGAGCTTACCATTATCAATCGCCTTCGTCACAAACATCTCGTCCGATTGCTCG GATGGTGCCACAAGAATGGAGTACTGCTTTTGGTGTATGAGTACATGCCTAATGGCAGCTTGGACAATCACTTATTTTGTGGGCCAGAAAGCAATACAACCCTGGAATGGGAGCTGAGATACAAGATCATATCAGGAGTGGCATCAGCGCTGCATTACCTCCATAACGAGTACGACCAGAGAGTGGTGCACCGGGACCTTAAGGCCAGCAACATCATGTTGGACTCCTACTTCAATGCTCGTCTGGGCGACTTTGGGCTAGCACGAGCGTTAGACAATGAGAAAAACTCTTACGCGGAGCTCGAGGGTGTGCCAGGGACCATGGGCTACATTGCTCCCGAGTGCTTCCATACTGGCAAAGCCACCTGCGAGTCCGATGTTTATGGTTTTGGGGCAGTGTTGCTGGAAGTGGTATGTGGTCAGCGTCCATGGACCAAGATTGCAGGCTTCCAGTTCCTGGTGGATTGGGTTTGGTGGTTGCATCGCGAGGGACGAATATTGGACGCTGTGGATGAGAGGCTGCAGGGAGATGAATACGTGGTTGAGGAGGCACAGAGACTTTTGCTTCTTGGCCTTGCATGCTCACATCCGATTGCTGGGGAGAGGCCCAAAACGCAGACCATTATTCAGATTATATCAGGAGCAGTGGCGGTTCCCCCCGTGCCACCATTCAAGCCCGCTTTTGTGTGGCCTTCCACAATGCCAGAGGGCAGCAATAGTAACAGCATGATGGCTAATGTTACAACAGCTGATTCCACCCCCATTTCCATGTCATCTTGGCGTTTTGGGTCAGGTTCGGAATCGGCTGGTTGGACACCTCACTACGCAAGCAGGGAAAGCTAG